One Synechococcus sp. PROS-9-1 DNA window includes the following coding sequences:
- a CDS encoding isoprenylcysteine carboxylmethyltransferase family protein, protein MENKGLPFKESRQQGDWRESFQGWGLSWTGLLNNQKGEWWLVAQVVLICAHILPTWPSELIEAWSWPGWLHVTGLMVFAVGLGLALQGFLALGPSLSPLPDPKPNAALITTGVYGRCRHPLYRAVVICSIGVLLAKGSLLHLALLLLLVAVLNGKAHREEQRLCSVHPDYVTYRSNTPAILPGIPGLDWRQG, encoded by the coding sequence ATGGAAAACAAAGGTCTTCCGTTCAAGGAGTCAAGGCAACAGGGTGATTGGCGTGAAAGTTTTCAGGGTTGGGGGCTGAGCTGGACAGGCTTGCTCAACAATCAAAAGGGTGAGTGGTGGTTGGTGGCGCAAGTGGTTCTGATCTGCGCTCACATCCTTCCAACCTGGCCCTCTGAGCTCATCGAGGCCTGGAGTTGGCCTGGCTGGCTTCATGTCACGGGGTTGATGGTGTTCGCTGTTGGGCTTGGCTTGGCTCTGCAGGGTTTTCTGGCGTTAGGCCCCAGCCTTTCCCCATTACCGGATCCAAAGCCCAACGCCGCTTTGATCACCACGGGGGTGTATGGCCGTTGCCGGCACCCTCTCTATCGAGCTGTTGTGATTTGCTCCATTGGTGTACTCCTTGCCAAAGGAAGCCTGCTTCACCTGGCACTGTTGTTGCTCTTGGTTGCGGTGCTCAATGGCAAGGCCCACCGCGAAGAACAACGCCTCTGCAGCGTCCATCCGGACTATGTGACGTATCGCTCCAATACACCAGCAATCCTTCCCGGTATTCCTGGCTTGGATTGGCGCCAGGGTTAG
- the purS gene encoding phosphoribosylformylglycinamidine synthase subunit PurS gives MPRYQARVLVHLRPSVLDPAGEATRSAASRLGVEGIERLRIGKAVELELEASDEADARQQVELLSDRLLANPVIENWTLELKLS, from the coding sequence GTGCCGCGTTATCAAGCTCGTGTTCTGGTGCATCTGCGCCCTTCTGTCCTCGATCCAGCCGGTGAGGCCACGCGTTCGGCTGCCAGTCGATTAGGGGTGGAAGGCATCGAGCGCCTACGCATCGGCAAGGCTGTCGAGCTGGAACTGGAGGCGTCTGATGAAGCCGATGCCCGCCAACAGGTTGAGCTGTTGAGTGATCGCCTGCTAGCCAACCCTGTGATTGAGAACTGGACTCTGGAACTCAAGTTGTCATGA
- the purQ gene encoding phosphoribosylformylglycinamidine synthase subunit PurQ → MSIGVVVFPGSNCDRDVRWATQGCLGMPTRYLWHEETDLSGLEAVVLPGGFSYGDYLRCGAIARFAPVLESLVDFANKGGRVLGICNGFQVLTELGLLPGALTRNSGLHFICEDTPLNVVSARTPWLSHFKAGSEIQLPIAHGEGRYQCSEDTLKSLQDNDGIALKYNNNPNGSVADIAGITNPAGNVLGLMPHPERACDPATGGVDGRQLIEALIQQS, encoded by the coding sequence ATGAGCATTGGTGTTGTTGTCTTCCCTGGCTCCAATTGCGACCGGGATGTCCGTTGGGCGACGCAGGGATGCCTTGGCATGCCAACCCGCTACCTCTGGCATGAGGAGACAGATCTCAGCGGCCTAGAAGCTGTAGTCCTGCCGGGAGGCTTTAGTTATGGCGACTATTTGCGCTGCGGAGCCATCGCCAGGTTTGCCCCAGTGCTGGAATCGTTGGTCGATTTCGCCAACAAGGGAGGACGAGTGCTGGGCATCTGCAACGGATTTCAGGTGCTCACTGAACTCGGATTATTGCCAGGAGCACTCACTCGCAATAGCGGTCTGCATTTCATCTGCGAAGACACTCCTCTCAATGTGGTGAGTGCTCGCACTCCCTGGCTCTCTCATTTCAAAGCAGGCAGTGAGATCCAACTACCGATTGCCCATGGAGAAGGCCGTTATCAATGCAGCGAAGACACACTCAAATCCCTTCAAGACAATGACGGCATCGCGCTGAAATACAACAACAATCCCAATGGCTCCGTTGCCGACATTGCTGGAATCACAAATCCAGCGGGCAATGTGCTCGGATTGATGCCCCATCCTGAGCGGGCCTGTGATCCAGCAACAGGTGGCGTTGATGGACGCCAATTGATTGAAGCCCTGATCCAACAATCATGA
- a CDS encoding LD-carboxypeptidase: MHRRSFFRLGVPAAVAMAVSFSANGLAASTQKKSPLRPLNKGSRLRVVNAGTWLDPETDFGPLVERCEAEGWILEVPESVKRQWKWFSGTDQQRADDLERAWNNPSLDGLIYVGAGWGGARVLEAGFRFPHRPLWTLGFSDTSSMLMAQWSVGLHGAIHGSTAGPDQQWERTVDLLKGQPVAPLQGRSVRAGVVKGPLVVTNLTVATHLIGTPWFPDLRGSILVLEDVGEAPYRVDRMLTQWRSSGVLRGLAGVATGRFSWKGEVEPGDFSMDGILEERLSDLGIPLLMNLPLGHGLPNMALPLGATATLDANQGTLQLTPDRMPR, translated from the coding sequence ATGCATCGTCGATCATTTTTTAGGTTGGGAGTCCCGGCGGCCGTAGCGATGGCCGTTTCATTTTCCGCTAATGGTTTGGCGGCATCGACTCAAAAGAAGTCCCCACTTCGTCCGTTAAACAAGGGCTCAAGGCTTCGAGTCGTTAATGCCGGAACTTGGCTGGATCCTGAAACAGACTTTGGCCCGTTAGTGGAACGCTGTGAAGCCGAGGGTTGGATATTAGAAGTCCCAGAATCGGTGAAACGTCAATGGAAATGGTTTTCAGGAACCGATCAACAGCGAGCGGATGATCTTGAGCGTGCCTGGAACAATCCTTCTCTGGATGGTCTGATTTATGTCGGTGCTGGCTGGGGAGGTGCCAGGGTTTTAGAAGCTGGCTTTCGCTTCCCCCATCGCCCGCTCTGGACCCTGGGGTTTTCTGACACCAGCTCGATGCTGATGGCTCAATGGTCCGTTGGTTTACATGGCGCCATCCATGGATCCACCGCTGGACCTGACCAACAGTGGGAACGAACGGTGGATCTCCTGAAGGGGCAACCGGTCGCCCCACTGCAAGGGCGTTCCGTACGCGCCGGGGTGGTCAAAGGTCCGCTTGTGGTGACCAATCTCACGGTTGCGACCCATTTGATTGGCACACCCTGGTTCCCTGATCTGCGTGGATCCATCCTGGTGCTGGAGGATGTTGGAGAAGCTCCCTACAGAGTGGATCGCATGCTCACGCAGTGGCGCAGCTCCGGGGTGCTTCGTGGCCTTGCTGGCGTAGCGACAGGACGATTCAGCTGGAAAGGGGAGGTAGAGCCAGGTGATTTTTCAATGGATGGAATCCTCGAGGAGCGACTCTCTGATCTAGGCATCCCCTTGCTCATGAATCTGCCCCTTGGACATGGACTCCCCAACATGGCCCTCCCCCTTGGCGCAACAGCAACACTCGATGCCAATCAAGGAACGCTGCAACTCACGCCTGATCGCATGCCTCGATGA
- the fba gene encoding class II fructose-bisphosphate aldolase (catalyzes the reversible aldol condensation of dihydroxyacetonephosphate and glyceraldehyde 3-phosphate in the Calvin cycle, glycolysis, and/or gluconeogenesis), giving the protein MALVPLRLLLDHAAENGYGIPAFNVNNLEQVQSIMEAAHETDSPVILQASRGARAYAGENFLRHLILAAVETYPDIPVVMHQDHGNSPATCFGAAANGFTSVMMDGSLEADAKTPASYDYNVNVTKEVVDVAHAIGVSVEGELGCLGSLETGKGEAEDGHGFEGELSKDQLLTDPAEAADFVAKTKVDALAIAIGTSHGAYKFTRKPTGEVLAISRIAEIHKVIPNTHLVMHGSSSVPQEWLAMINKYGGAIPETYGVPVEEIQEGIRNGVRKVNIDTDCRLAFTAAVREAAMADPANFDPRHFNKPARKYMKQVCLDRFQQFWAAGNASKIKQRDINFYSGLYAKGTLDPKTAVAA; this is encoded by the coding sequence ATGGCGCTCGTTCCGCTTCGACTTTTGCTCGACCATGCCGCGGAAAACGGCTACGGCATCCCTGCTTTCAACGTCAATAACCTTGAGCAGGTGCAGTCGATCATGGAGGCGGCTCACGAGACTGACTCTCCTGTGATCCTGCAGGCATCACGTGGAGCTCGTGCCTATGCAGGTGAGAATTTCTTGCGTCATCTGATCCTGGCGGCTGTTGAGACCTATCCCGACATCCCTGTCGTGATGCACCAGGACCATGGCAATAGCCCTGCAACATGCTTCGGAGCGGCTGCCAACGGTTTCACCTCCGTGATGATGGATGGTTCCCTTGAGGCTGATGCCAAGACTCCTGCGAGTTACGACTACAACGTCAACGTCACCAAGGAAGTGGTGGACGTTGCCCATGCCATCGGCGTGAGCGTTGAAGGTGAACTGGGTTGCCTTGGTTCCCTTGAAACCGGTAAAGGCGAAGCCGAGGACGGCCATGGTTTTGAAGGTGAGCTCTCCAAGGATCAGCTGCTGACCGATCCGGCTGAAGCTGCTGATTTTGTGGCCAAGACCAAGGTTGATGCCCTGGCAATCGCCATCGGTACGAGCCATGGTGCTTACAAGTTCACCCGCAAGCCCACGGGTGAAGTGCTGGCCATTAGCCGCATCGCTGAAATTCACAAAGTCATCCCCAACACCCACCTGGTGATGCATGGCTCCTCCTCCGTTCCCCAGGAATGGTTGGCAATGATCAACAAGTACGGCGGAGCGATTCCTGAGACCTACGGCGTTCCCGTGGAAGAAATTCAGGAAGGCATCCGTAATGGTGTTCGCAAAGTGAACATCGACACCGACTGCCGTTTGGCCTTCACTGCTGCCGTACGTGAAGCAGCCATGGCTGATCCTGCCAACTTCGACCCCCGCCATTTCAACAAGCCGGCTCGCAAGTACATGAAGCAGGTTTGCTTGGATCGCTTCCAGCAGTTCTGGGCTGCCGGCAACGCCAGCAAGATCAAGCAGCGCGACATCAACTTCTATTCCGGCCTGTATGCAAAAGGCACCCTTGACCCCAAGACAGCAGTTGCTGCCTGA
- a CDS encoding class I fructose-bisphosphate aldolase: MSLSAYSKELIETANALAVSGKGILAVDESTKTVGKRLGAIQVENTEANRQAYRGMLFTTAGLCDFISGAILYEETLFQSHADGETMVNKLIKAGIVPGIKVDKGLSPLPGAHAVETVCTGLDGLVERAEDYYAQGARFAKWRAVLQITADGCPSDLAIRENAWGLARYARSVQESGLVPIIEPEILMDGEHSIEVTAAVQEQILKEVYFACQLNGVLLEGTLLKPSMTIQGADCAQKSDPQIVAEMTVRTLERCVPASVPGIVFLSGGLSEEAASVYLNNMNKISRKAQWNLGFSYGRALQHSCLKAWAGKDKEAGQAALLARAKANSEASQGRYVPGSQPSSDEQLFVAGYTY; the protein is encoded by the coding sequence ATGTCTCTTTCCGCATACTCCAAAGAGTTAATTGAAACAGCCAACGCTTTGGCAGTGTCGGGGAAGGGAATCCTTGCTGTTGATGAATCTACGAAGACGGTCGGTAAGCGATTAGGTGCAATCCAAGTTGAAAATACTGAGGCCAATCGGCAGGCCTACCGGGGAATGCTATTTACAACAGCAGGTCTTTGTGACTTTATTAGTGGCGCAATCTTGTACGAAGAAACCCTGTTTCAGAGTCATGCCGATGGCGAAACAATGGTTAATAAGTTAATCAAAGCTGGGATTGTTCCTGGTATCAAAGTTGATAAAGGTCTTTCCCCTTTGCCTGGTGCTCATGCTGTTGAGACCGTTTGTACGGGCCTGGATGGCTTGGTGGAGCGAGCAGAAGACTATTACGCCCAAGGTGCACGTTTTGCAAAATGGCGCGCCGTACTGCAAATCACCGCTGATGGATGCCCCTCTGATCTGGCCATTCGTGAAAATGCATGGGGCTTAGCGCGTTACGCACGCTCTGTTCAGGAATCAGGGCTCGTGCCAATCATTGAGCCTGAAATCTTGATGGATGGTGAGCATTCGATTGAGGTCACTGCAGCGGTGCAAGAACAGATTCTTAAGGAGGTGTACTTCGCTTGTCAGCTCAATGGAGTTCTTCTGGAGGGAACGCTCCTTAAGCCTTCGATGACGATTCAAGGAGCCGATTGTGCTCAGAAATCAGATCCCCAAATCGTTGCAGAAATGACCGTGAGAACACTGGAGCGATGTGTTCCTGCCAGTGTTCCTGGAATTGTCTTTTTGTCAGGCGGTTTGAGTGAAGAAGCGGCATCGGTGTATCTCAACAACATGAACAAGATTTCAAGAAAAGCGCAATGGAATCTCGGCTTCTCCTATGGGCGTGCCCTGCAGCATTCCTGCCTGAAGGCATGGGCTGGTAAGGACAAAGAGGCCGGTCAGGCAGCGTTACTTGCGCGGGCAAAAGCGAACTCGGAGGCCTCACAGGGGCGTTACGTCCCGGGCTCTCAGCCGTCATCGGACGAGCAGCTTTTTGTAGCTGGTTACACCTACTGA